One Leucobacter muris DNA segment encodes these proteins:
- a CDS encoding glycosyltransferase, producing MRILLVCPFFPPENKIAAVRIAKFAEHWARAGHEVRVLTQQSSATGLAEPSDPLLSVYRAGAPRAAPSASTASKARASLLYRLASEAYTRALALVWPDLFRKWGRQAVALAKRWEWAPDVVVASVGPFSSLIAGSRLARHFRAPLVVDYRDLLSMSTYYPFGSLRRKIDGIAEKRLVKNAVLLSSVSEPLVEELRERYRLPAQVVTNGFDPKDFEQLPYDPSGRELRVTYCGWVTPRRSDPRPFLEGVRKLLDAHPEAQIEVEFYGPPPGPVFRASAELGLEKVVHYRGKVTHEESLAIQANSDLLLLLLWNDPGAVGVYTGKIFEYIGARRPILMTGYESGAPALLIRDHGLGMTSNDPEQIAEYLWLRAQEKQRTGRVSAPVENEATTLFTREAQSRLMLDAIERAVVGRS from the coding sequence TTGCGCATCCTCCTCGTCTGCCCGTTCTTCCCGCCCGAGAACAAGATCGCAGCGGTGCGCATCGCGAAGTTCGCCGAGCACTGGGCGCGCGCGGGTCACGAGGTGCGGGTACTCACCCAGCAGTCGTCGGCGACGGGCCTCGCCGAGCCCTCCGATCCTCTGCTGAGCGTTTACCGCGCGGGGGCTCCGCGCGCAGCCCCGTCCGCGTCGACCGCGTCGAAGGCGAGAGCATCGCTCCTCTACCGCTTGGCAAGCGAGGCCTACACGCGCGCGCTCGCGCTGGTGTGGCCGGACCTGTTCAGGAAATGGGGCCGGCAGGCCGTCGCTCTCGCCAAGCGCTGGGAGTGGGCCCCCGACGTGGTGGTGGCCAGCGTCGGGCCGTTCAGCTCGCTCATCGCGGGTTCGCGGCTGGCGCGCCACTTCCGAGCGCCACTCGTCGTCGATTACCGAGATTTGCTGTCGATGAGCACCTACTACCCCTTCGGCAGCCTGCGCCGCAAGATCGATGGGATCGCGGAGAAGCGTCTGGTGAAGAACGCCGTACTGCTCAGCAGCGTCAGCGAACCCCTCGTCGAGGAACTCCGCGAGCGGTACCGCCTTCCGGCTCAGGTCGTCACCAACGGCTTCGATCCAAAGGATTTCGAGCAGCTGCCCTACGACCCAAGCGGCCGGGAGCTGCGCGTCACCTACTGCGGCTGGGTGACCCCCCGGCGCAGCGACCCGCGCCCCTTCCTCGAAGGAGTGCGCAAGCTGCTCGACGCGCACCCCGAGGCGCAGATCGAGGTCGAGTTCTACGGTCCGCCACCGGGACCGGTCTTCAGAGCCTCCGCCGAGCTCGGTCTCGAGAAGGTCGTGCACTATCGAGGCAAGGTCACACACGAGGAGTCGCTCGCCATCCAGGCGAATTCGGATCTGCTCCTCTTACTGCTTTGGAACGATCCCGGCGCTGTCGGGGTGTACACCGGCAAGATCTTCGAGTACATCGGCGCCCGGCGCCCGATCCTGATGACCGGTTACGAGAGCGGGGCCCCCGCCCTGCTCATCCGCGACCACGGTCTCGGTATGACCAGCAACGACCCGGAGCAGATCGCGGAGTATCTCTGGCTGCGCGCGCAGGAGAAGCAGCGCACCGGCCGGGTGTCGGCCCCTGTCGAGAACGAGGCGACCACGCTCTTCACGCGAGAGGCGCAGAGTCGGCTGATGCTCGATGCGATCGAGCGTGCCGTGGTGGGACGCAGCTAG
- a CDS encoding ABC transporter ATP-binding protein, whose translation MKTILSTLRGLFRVLPPDARPFYIWYSIFTGLLAILDTAALALIVVTATALASNSPLSLPYIGELPDTATPWIVALICVLFIGKSACAMLLHWRATRRFARYELDLGTRLFDRYAHSSWERRSRLSTAEVTRIVDGSMGAANRGFILPLSQVPGNAFTFVAVLVVLVVAQPWTALIAFVYLSAVSGAMQLIVSRRAKVEGTRGRNYAYRVATIMTEMVDALKEVTLRGKLDEAGRVIEKNREIVTRSRANMAFLGVIPKYVFEATLIGGFLVVGGSAYLRGGLPETAVAISLFAAAGFRMIPAMNAVQASVTSASANEVYANDVIKELTRDPDSDSVERTVPDTALLPERMGALELRDVSFRYPGSDRDVLDRLNLRIPIGSTLAIVGPSGAGKSTLIDILLGLSTPTSGSVAIDGLPLDSVLQQWRHRVGYVPQRVALFNGSIAQNVALTWEDDYEPQLVMQALERAQVAELASDRGIEEPIGERGVSISGGQQQRLGIARALYSDPLVMVMDEATSSLDTATENRVVESMHSLQGSITFITVAHRLATIREYDQVCYLDEGRILASGTFEEVVGQLPAFKRQAELAGLL comes from the coding sequence ATGAAGACGATCCTGAGCACGCTCAGAGGCCTCTTCCGCGTCCTCCCCCCTGATGCCCGGCCGTTCTACATCTGGTATTCGATCTTCACCGGCCTTCTCGCGATCCTCGACACGGCCGCACTCGCGCTCATCGTGGTCACGGCGACCGCACTGGCGTCGAACAGCCCCCTCTCCCTGCCCTACATCGGAGAGCTCCCGGACACCGCGACGCCGTGGATCGTCGCCCTCATCTGCGTACTCTTCATCGGCAAGAGCGCCTGCGCGATGCTGCTGCACTGGCGCGCCACACGACGATTCGCCCGCTACGAACTCGATCTCGGCACGCGGCTCTTCGACCGCTACGCGCACTCGAGCTGGGAACGGCGTTCCAGGCTCAGCACCGCCGAGGTGACCCGCATCGTCGACGGGTCGATGGGCGCCGCCAACCGGGGCTTCATCCTGCCCCTGTCCCAAGTGCCCGGCAACGCCTTCACGTTCGTAGCGGTGCTGGTGGTGCTCGTGGTCGCTCAGCCCTGGACCGCGCTCATCGCCTTCGTCTATCTCTCGGCGGTGTCGGGAGCGATGCAACTCATCGTCTCGCGCCGCGCGAAAGTCGAGGGGACCCGCGGGCGCAACTATGCGTACCGCGTCGCGACGATCATGACCGAGATGGTCGACGCGCTCAAGGAGGTGACACTGCGCGGCAAACTCGACGAGGCCGGCCGGGTCATCGAGAAGAACCGTGAGATCGTCACGCGCTCGCGCGCGAACATGGCCTTCCTCGGTGTCATCCCGAAGTACGTCTTCGAGGCCACCCTCATCGGAGGCTTCCTGGTCGTCGGCGGATCAGCATATCTTCGCGGAGGGCTCCCGGAGACCGCTGTGGCGATCTCGCTGTTCGCCGCCGCTGGCTTCCGCATGATCCCGGCGATGAACGCCGTGCAGGCGAGTGTCACCAGCGCGTCTGCCAACGAGGTCTACGCGAACGACGTGATCAAGGAACTCACCCGCGACCCGGACTCGGACAGTGTGGAGCGCACCGTTCCAGACACGGCCCTGCTGCCCGAGCGCATGGGGGCGCTCGAACTCCGCGACGTCAGCTTCCGCTATCCGGGCAGCGATCGCGACGTGCTGGATCGACTCAACCTCCGCATTCCCATCGGCTCGACGCTCGCGATCGTGGGTCCGTCGGGAGCCGGCAAGTCGACGCTGATCGACATCCTGCTCGGGCTCAGCACCCCCACCTCGGGTTCGGTCGCCATCGACGGGCTCCCCCTCGACAGCGTGCTGCAGCAGTGGCGTCATCGCGTGGGGTACGTGCCCCAGCGCGTCGCCCTCTTCAACGGGTCGATCGCGCAGAACGTCGCCCTCACCTGGGAGGACGACTACGAGCCGCAGCTCGTGATGCAGGCGCTCGAACGTGCCCAGGTGGCGGAACTCGCCAGCGACCGCGGAATCGAGGAGCCGATCGGTGAGCGGGGCGTCTCGATCTCGGGGGGCCAGCAGCAGCGTCTCGGCATCGCGCGAGCGCTCTACTCCGATCCTCTGGTCATGGTGATGGACGAGGCCACCAGCTCGCTCGACACCGCGACTGAGAACCGCGTCGTCGAATCCATGCACAGCCTGCAGGGCAGCATCACCTTCATCACCGTCGCACATCGCCTCGCCACGATCCGCGAGTACGATCAGGTCTGCTACCTCGACGAGGGCCGAATCCTCGCGAGCGGCACATTCGAGGAGGTCGTCGGACAGCTTCCGGCCTTCAAACGTCAGGCCGAACTGGCCGGGCTACTATAG
- a CDS encoding glycosyltransferase family 4 protein yields the protein MRVAIASRIFNPEPSAASFRLEALARAFADHGHDVTVFTSTIPRERRGEAASFAQRTAWMRVRRFPVVRNRSGYVRGYVPYLSFDIPLFFRLLCSRRFDVIITEPPPTTGAVVRLVAGLRRVPYMYYAADIWADAAQQTASAAFVVRAVRIVERWALRGASAVLSVSDGVTARLAALGASDRALTIGNGIDVEAFNFTGETESDEDPLFVYAGTSSEWHGSGIFVEAFAEVLRELPEARLLFIGGGSERDELEQKARRIGIEGSVDFRPSVAPAQLAEILRRSTASLASQRPEVGYDYAFPTKLYASAACGTPLIFAGSGPAVEFVASEVDGTPIGRAAAYTPAAVSESMIETVRHAASRDRRLAVAKWARNQVAISRPAELAVRRAEELLS from the coding sequence GTGCGTGTTGCAATTGCCAGTCGTATCTTCAACCCGGAGCCGAGCGCTGCTTCCTTCCGGCTTGAAGCGCTAGCAAGGGCCTTCGCCGATCATGGGCACGACGTCACCGTTTTCACCAGCACGATTCCGCGCGAGCGACGAGGCGAAGCGGCCTCTTTCGCTCAGCGCACCGCGTGGATGCGGGTGCGCCGCTTCCCCGTCGTGAGAAACCGGTCAGGCTACGTGCGCGGGTATGTCCCGTATCTGAGCTTCGACATCCCGCTCTTCTTCCGGCTGCTCTGCAGCAGGCGCTTCGACGTCATCATTACCGAACCGCCACCTACGACGGGTGCGGTGGTGCGCCTCGTCGCGGGCCTGCGCCGAGTGCCGTACATGTACTACGCCGCAGACATCTGGGCGGACGCCGCCCAGCAGACCGCGTCTGCCGCGTTCGTGGTGCGCGCCGTGCGCATCGTCGAGCGGTGGGCGCTGCGCGGTGCGAGTGCAGTGCTGTCGGTGTCCGATGGCGTGACGGCGCGACTCGCGGCCCTCGGTGCGAGCGATCGTGCGCTCACCATCGGCAACGGCATTGACGTCGAAGCGTTCAACTTCACCGGTGAGACGGAATCTGATGAAGATCCGCTGTTCGTCTACGCGGGCACCAGCTCGGAGTGGCACGGCTCCGGCATTTTCGTCGAGGCCTTCGCCGAGGTGCTCCGCGAACTCCCGGAGGCGAGGCTGCTCTTCATCGGAGGCGGCTCGGAGAGGGATGAGTTGGAGCAGAAGGCCCGACGTATCGGGATCGAGGGCTCGGTCGACTTCCGACCCTCGGTGGCCCCCGCTCAGCTCGCAGAGATCCTCAGGCGATCGACCGCGTCCCTGGCCAGCCAGCGCCCCGAGGTCGGCTACGATTACGCATTCCCGACGAAGCTCTACGCCTCTGCGGCGTGCGGGACGCCGCTGATCTTCGCCGGCAGCGGACCTGCGGTCGAGTTCGTCGCGAGCGAGGTCGACGGGACCCCGATCGGGCGGGCCGCCGCGTACACGCCGGCGGCTGTCTCCGAGAGCATGATCGAGACCGTGCGGCACGCCGCTTCGCGGGATCGCCGACTCGCGGTAGCGAAGTGGGCGCGCAATCAGGTCGCGATCAGCCGACCCGCCGAGTTGGCGGTGCGTCGTGCCGAGGAGCTGCTGAGCTAG